A genomic window from Syngnathus typhle isolate RoL2023-S1 ecotype Sweden linkage group LG18, RoL_Styp_1.0, whole genome shotgun sequence includes:
- the vcla gene encoding vinculin a isoform X4, whose amino-acid sequence MPVFHTKTIESILEPVAQQISHLVIMHEEGEVDGKAIPDLTAPVAAVQAAVSNLVRVGKETVQTTDDQIMKRDMPPAFIKVENACTKLVKAASMLKADPYSVPARDYLIDGSRGILSGTSDLLLTFDEAEVRKIIRVCNGILEYLKVSEVVESMADLITYTKNLGPGMTKMAKMIDERQQELTHQEHRVMLVNSMNTVKELLPILISGIKIFVTTKTSGSQGVEEALKNRNFTFEKMSGEIVEIIRVLQLTSWDEDAWANKDTEAMKRALGLIDSKMAQAKNWLRDPNAPAGDAGEQAVRQILDEAGKIGELCEGRERRDILATAKTLGQMTDQVSEMRARGHGASPAAMQKAQQVSQGLDVLTGKVKNAARKLEDMTNSKQAIAKRMDAAQSWLADPNGAPEGEDNIKALLMEAKKIADMCEDPKERDDILRSIGEIVGMTAKLSDLRRQGKGDTPEARTMAKQIATALQNLQSKTNKAVANSRPAKADVHLEGKIEQAQRWIDNPGVDDSGVGQAAIRGLVAEGRRLANALQGPYRQELLGKCEQVEQLMVQLADLAARGEGDSPQARAIAHQLQEALKDLKGKMQAAMTQEVSDIFSDTTTPIKLLAVAATAPLDAPNRDEVFDERAANFENHANRLGATAEKAAAVGTANKSTVEGIQVAVRSTRDLTPQVVSAARILLRNPGNQAAYEHFETMKNQWIDNVEKMTGLVDEAIDTKSLLDASEEAIKKDLDKCRVAMDMQQPQMLVAGATSIARRANRILLVAKREVENSEDPKFREAVKAASDQLSQTISPMVMDAKAVAGNIQDPNLRKGFLDSGYKILDAVAKVREAFQPQEPDFPPPPPDLDQLNLNDEPAPPKPPLPEGEVPPPRPPPPEEKDDEFPEQMAGDMVNEPMMVAARQLHDEARKWSSKGNDIIGAAKRMALLMAEMSRLVRGSTGNKRALIQCAKDIAKASDEVTRLAKEVAKQCTDKRIRTNLLQVCERIPTISTQLKILSTVKATMLGRTNISEEESEQATEMLVHNAQNLMQSVKETVREAEAASIKIRTDAGFTLHWVRKTPWYQ is encoded by the exons ATGCCGGTGTTTCACACTAAGACGATAGAAAGTATCCTGGAGCCGGTGGCTCAGCAGATCTCCCATCTGGTGATCATGCATGAGGAGGGCGAGGTGGACGGCAAGGCGATCCCAGACTTGACGGCACCGGTGGCAGCCGTGCAGGCGGCGGTGAGCAACCTCGTCCGG GTCGGGAAGGAGACCGTCCAAACCACCGACGACCAGATCATGAAAAGGGACATGCCGCCGGCGTTTATCAA AGTGGAGAATGCTTGCACCAAACTGGTCAAGGCGGCCTCCATGCTGAAAGCCGACCCGTACTCTGTTCCCGCTCGCGACTACCTCATCGACGGCTCTCGGGGGATCCTCTCCGGGACCTCGGACCTGCTCCTCACCTTTGACGAGGCCGAG GTGCGCAAAATCATCCGAGTATGCAACGGCATCTTGGAGTACCTGAAAGTCTCGGAGGTGGTGGAGTCCATGGCTGACCTGATCACCTACACCAAGAACCTGGGACCAG GAATGACCAAGATGGCCAAGATGATCGACGAGCGGCAACAGGAGCTGACTCACCAGGAGCACCGCGTCATGCTGGTTAACTCCATGAACACGGTCAAGGAGCTGCTGCCCATCCTCATCTCGGGTATCAAAATCTTCGTGACCACCAAGACGTCGGGCAGCCAAGGCGTGGAGGAGGCCCTGAAGAACCGCAACTTCACTTTTGAGAAGATGAGCGGCGAGATTGTGGAGATCATCCGAGTGCTGCAGCTCACGTCCTGGGACGAGGACGCCTGGGCCAACAAG GACACGGAGGCCATGAAACGAGCTCTGGGGCTCATCGACTCCAAGATGGCTCAGGCCAAGAACTGGTTGCGAGATCCCAACGCCCCAGCAG GGGACGCAGGCGAGCAGGCCGTCCGCCAGATCCTGGATGAAGCCGGGAAAATCGGCGAGTTGTGCGAGGGGCGCGAGCGCAGGGATATCCTGGCGACTGCCAAGACTCTGGGCCAGATGACGGACCAGGTGTCGGAGATGAGGGCCAG AGGTCACGGCGCTTCTCCGGCCGCCATGCAGAAGGCCCAGCAGGTGTCCCAAGGTTTGGACGTCCTGACCGGCAAGGTGAAAAACGCCGCTCGCAAGCTGGAGGACATGACCAACTCCAAGCAGGCCATCGCCAAGAGAATGGACGCCGCCCAG AGCTGGCTGGCCGACCCCAATGGTGCTCCGGAGGGGGAGGACAACATCAAGGCTCTCCTCATGGAGGCTAAGAAGATCGCCGACATGTGCGAGGACCCCAAGGAACGGGACGACATCCTCCGTTCCATCGGCGAGATCGTCGGCATGACCGCCAAGTTGTCGGATCTCCGGAGACA GGGGAAAGGCGACACCCCCGAAGCCAGAACCATGGCCAAACAGATCGCCACGGCCCTGCAGAACCTGCAGTCCAAGACCAACAAAGCCGTGGCCAACAGCAGGCCCGCCAAGGCCGACGTCCACCTGGAAGGAAAGATCGAGCAGGCTCAGCGCTGGATCGACAACCCCGGCGTGGACGACAGCGGCGTGG GCCAGGCGGCCATCCGCGGGCTGGTGGCGGAGGGCCGCAGGCTGGCCAACGCCCTGCAGGGCCCCTACAGACAGGAGCTGCTGGGCAAATGCGAGCAGGTGGAGCAGCTCATGGTCCAGTTGGCCGACTTGGCGGCTCGCGGCGAGGGCGACTCCCCGCAGGCGCGCGCCATCGCGCACCAGCTCCAGGAAGCCCTCAAA GACCTGAAAGGGAAAATGCAGGCGGCTATGACTCAGGAAGTTTCCGACATCTTCAGCGACACCACCACGCCCATCAAGTTACTGGCCGTGGCCGCCACCGCACCTCTGGACGCGCCCAACAGGGATGAG GTGTTTGACGAGCGGGCCGCCAACTTCGAGAACCACGCCAATAGGCTGGGCGCCACGGCGGAGAAGGCGGCCGCCGTGGGCACGGCCAACAAGAGCACGGTGGAGGGCATCCAGGTGGCCGTCAGGTCCACCCGAGACTTAACGCCGCAG GTGGTTTCCGCTGCCCGGATCCTGCTCAGAAACCCCGGCAACCAGGCTGCCTACGAGCATTTCGAGACCATGAAGAATCAGTGGATCGATAATGTCGAGAAGATGACGG GTCTTGTGGACGAGGCCATCGACACCAAGTCCCTGCTGGACGCCTCGGAGGAGGCCATCAAGAAGGACCTGGACAAGTGCCGCGTGGCCATGGACATGCAGCAGCCACAGATGCTGGTGGCCGGCGCCACCAGCATCGCCCGTCGGGCCAACCGCATCCTCCTGGTGGCCAAGCGGGAGGTGGAGAACTCGGAGGACCCCAAATTCCGCGAGGCGGTCAAGGCGGCGTCCGACCAGCTCAGTCAGACCATCTCGCCCATGGTGATGGACGCCAAAGCCGTGGCGGGGAACATCCAGGATCCCA ATCTTCGCAAGGGCTTCCTGGACTCGGGCTACAAGATTCTCGATGCCGTAGCAAAGGTCAGGGAGGCGTTCCAACCACAGGAGCCCGACttcccgccgccgcctcctgatTTGGATCAACTCAAC CTTAACGACGAGCCGGCTCCGCCCAAACCCCCTCTTCCCGAAGGCGAGGTTCCTCCGcccaggccgccgccgccggaggAGAAGGACGATGAGTTCCCCGAGCAGATGGCCGGCGACATGGTCAACGAGCCCATGATGGTGGCCGCCAGGCAGCTCCACGACGAGGCCCGCAAGTGGTCCAGCAAG GGCAACGACATCATCGGTGCGGCCAAGCGCATGGCCCTGCTCATGGCGGAGATGTCACGCCTGGTGCGCGGCAGCACGGGCAACAAGCGCGCCCTCATCCAGTGCGCCAAGGACATCGCCAAGGCGTCCGACGAAGTCACGCGGCTCGCCAAGGAGGTGGCCAAGCAGTGCACGGACAAGCGGATCCGTACCAACCTGCTCCAG GTGTGCGAACGCATTCCCACCATCAGCACCCAACTCAAGATCCTGTCCACCGTCAAGGCCACCATGTTGGGTCGCACCAA